One Gloeothece verrucosa PCC 7822 DNA window includes the following coding sequences:
- a CDS encoding DASH family cryptochrome, producing the protein MSNKRILIWYRNDLRLHDHEPLNKALKEKAEIIPFYCFDERQFRKTSYGFPKTGNFRAQFLLESLADLKKSLQERGSDLIIRKGLPEKIIPQLAQELKLTAVYYHQEVTAEELAVEKALESGLNKIRVKTESFWGATLYHPDNLPFKIAHIPELFTNFRKKVEKASTVDPILPTPKSLSPLPAIEIGTLPDLAALGLETPIFDQRGVLKFRGGETAALERLEEYFWQKNCLKSYKETRNGMLGGDYSSKFSPWLASGCISPRYIYEAVQKYEQQRVKNDSTYWLIFELLWRDYFRFICAKHGNKIFYPSGLQGLDLPWKEDWQRFQLWQEGKTGYPLVDANMRELAATGFMSNRGRQNVASFLTKNLGLNWIMGAEWFESLLIDYDVCSNYGNWNYTAGVGNDARGFRYFNIPKQSKDYDPLGEYLRHWLPELAAVPGDKIHEPWKLSSEEQKRYQVRLGVDYPQPVVDFFKSIKTNEAIYSTREKGTRLMTNDR; encoded by the coding sequence ATGAGCAATAAAAGAATTTTAATCTGGTATCGCAATGACTTGCGGCTACATGATCACGAACCTTTAAATAAAGCTTTAAAAGAAAAAGCCGAGATCATTCCTTTTTACTGTTTTGATGAGCGTCAATTTAGAAAAACTTCTTATGGATTTCCCAAAACCGGCAACTTTCGCGCCCAATTTCTATTAGAAAGTCTTGCTGATTTAAAAAAATCTTTACAGGAGCGAGGAAGCGATTTAATTATTCGTAAAGGGTTACCGGAAAAAATTATCCCTCAACTTGCCCAAGAATTAAAACTGACGGCAGTTTATTATCACCAAGAAGTCACAGCCGAAGAATTAGCCGTTGAAAAAGCTTTAGAAAGCGGCTTAAATAAAATCCGAGTTAAAACTGAAAGCTTTTGGGGAGCAACTCTTTACCATCCGGATAACTTACCCTTTAAAATTGCTCATATTCCTGAACTTTTTACCAACTTTCGCAAAAAAGTAGAAAAAGCTTCCACAGTTGACCCAATTTTACCCACGCCTAAAAGCTTATCTCCACTACCAGCCATAGAAATAGGCACTTTACCAGATTTAGCCGCATTAGGATTAGAAACACCGATTTTTGACCAACGGGGAGTTTTAAAATTTCGAGGAGGAGAAACAGCCGCCTTAGAAAGATTAGAAGAATATTTTTGGCAAAAAAACTGTTTAAAATCTTACAAAGAAACCCGAAACGGAATGCTAGGAGGAGATTATTCGTCTAAATTTTCTCCTTGGTTAGCCTCTGGCTGTATTTCCCCGCGTTATATTTATGAAGCCGTCCAAAAATACGAACAGCAAAGAGTCAAAAATGATTCCACTTATTGGTTAATTTTTGAACTGCTTTGGCGAGATTATTTTCGCTTTATTTGTGCTAAACATGGCAATAAAATCTTTTATCCATCAGGGTTACAAGGGCTTGATCTTCCTTGGAAAGAAGACTGGCAACGTTTTCAACTTTGGCAAGAGGGAAAAACCGGTTATCCTCTTGTAGATGCCAATATGAGGGAACTAGCCGCCACTGGATTTATGTCTAACCGAGGACGGCAAAATGTAGCCAGTTTTTTAACCAAAAATTTAGGGCTTAACTGGATAATGGGCGCAGAATGGTTTGAATCATTACTCATTGATTATGATGTCTGTAGTAATTATGGGAATTGGAACTATACAGCCGGAGTCGGCAATGATGCCCGAGGGTTTCGCTATTTCAATATTCCCAAACAATCAAAAGACTATGATCCATTAGGAGAGTACCTCAGACATTGGCTACCTGAATTAGCCGCCGTGCCAGGAGATAAAATTCATGAACCCTGGAAACTCTCCTCTGAAGAACAAAAACGCTATCAAGTCCGACTAGGGGTAGATTATCCTCAACCCGTCGTCGATTTCTTCAAATCCATCAAGACTAACGAAGCTATTTATAGCACAAGGGAAAAGGGAACAAGACTAATGACCAATGACAGATAA
- the btpA gene encoding photosystem I biogenesis protein BtpA, with the protein MNLNQLFNTENPIIGVVHLLPLPTSARWGGNLTAVIERAEQEATALAAGGVDGLIVENFFDAPFAKDQVEPAVVSAMTLIVDRIKNLVVLPVGINVLRNDARSAMAIASCVKAEFIRVNVLTGIMATDQGIIEGQAHQLLRYRRELGSEIAILADVLVKHARPLGTANLTNAVQDTIERGLADAVILSGWATGTPPSLEDLELALSAAKGTPVLIGSGANWENIGQLMKAANGVIVASSLKRHGKINEPIDPIRVSQFVEAAREVSAAKETSQSITSVKLPQK; encoded by the coding sequence GTGAATTTAAATCAACTCTTTAACACGGAAAATCCTATCATCGGCGTTGTTCATCTGTTGCCATTGCCTACCTCTGCCCGTTGGGGAGGGAATTTGACCGCAGTGATCGAAAGGGCAGAACAGGAAGCAACCGCCTTAGCAGCCGGCGGAGTAGATGGCCTGATTGTCGAAAATTTTTTTGATGCTCCTTTTGCCAAAGATCAAGTGGAGCCGGCAGTAGTCAGCGCGATGACCTTAATCGTAGACCGGATTAAAAATTTAGTGGTTTTACCCGTAGGAATAAATGTACTACGGAATGATGCCAGAAGTGCCATGGCCATCGCCTCCTGTGTCAAAGCCGAATTTATTCGGGTAAATGTTTTAACAGGAATTATGGCAACTGATCAGGGCATCATAGAAGGACAAGCTCATCAACTGCTGCGCTATCGTCGAGAATTAGGCAGCGAAATAGCGATTTTAGCAGATGTATTAGTAAAACATGCGCGTCCTTTAGGAACAGCGAATCTGACCAATGCGGTGCAAGATACCATTGAAAGAGGATTAGCGGATGCTGTGATTTTATCCGGATGGGCAACCGGTACTCCTCCGTCTTTAGAAGACTTAGAATTAGCTTTAAGCGCCGCCAAAGGCACGCCGGTTTTGATCGGCAGTGGGGCAAATTGGGAAAACATCGGTCAACTGATGAAAGCGGCAAATGGGGTAATTGTGGCCAGTTCTCTCAAACGTCATGGCAAGATCAACGAACCCATTGATCCCATTCGAGTCTCCCAATTTGTGGAAGCCGCGCGAGAAGTGAGTGCAGCTAAAGAAACATCACAATCTATAACGTCTGTGAAACTGCCTCAAAAATAA
- the rimO gene encoding 30S ribosomal protein S12 methylthiotransferase RimO produces MGNKPTIAISHLGCEKNRIDSEHMLGLLAQAGYGVDDPDLADYVIVNTCSFIGEARQESVRTLVELAEANKKIIISGCLAQHFQDELLCELPEAVALVGTGDYHKIVEVIERVESGQRVKEISPEPTYIADENLPRYRTTTEGVAYLRVAEGCDYRCSFCIIPHLRGNQRSRSIESIVAEAEQLAAQGVQEIILISQITTNYGLDLYGEPKLAELLRSLGKVDVPWIRIHYAYPTGLTPKVIKAIQQTPNVLPYLDLPLQHSHPEILRAMNRPWQGKVNDSIIERIKDTIPEAILRTTFIVGFPGETDEHFAHLVEFVKRHQFDHVGVFTFSPEEETPAYRMANQIPQEIMEQRRDTIMQIQQPISLQKNCACIGDTVDVLIEQENPHTGQLIGRSARFAPEVDGLVYVEGEASLGSLVSVKIKDADIYDLYGEVV; encoded by the coding sequence ATGGGCAACAAGCCAACCATTGCTATTTCTCATCTCGGCTGCGAGAAAAATCGTATAGATTCAGAACATATGTTAGGATTGCTGGCACAAGCCGGCTATGGGGTTGATGACCCGGATTTGGCCGATTATGTCATTGTTAATACTTGTAGTTTTATCGGAGAGGCTAGGCAAGAATCCGTTCGGACTCTGGTAGAATTGGCCGAAGCTAACAAAAAAATTATTATTTCGGGTTGTCTGGCGCAGCATTTTCAAGATGAACTGCTCTGTGAATTACCCGAAGCCGTCGCCCTGGTGGGCACCGGAGATTATCATAAAATTGTTGAAGTGATCGAGCGAGTGGAAAGCGGACAACGGGTTAAAGAAATTTCCCCAGAACCCACTTACATCGCTGATGAAAATCTCCCCCGCTATCGCACCACTACTGAGGGAGTCGCTTATTTAAGGGTGGCAGAAGGATGCGATTATCGTTGCTCTTTTTGTATTATTCCCCATCTGCGAGGCAATCAGCGCTCGCGTTCCATTGAGTCCATTGTCGCTGAAGCCGAACAACTAGCCGCTCAAGGGGTTCAAGAAATTATTCTCATTTCTCAAATTACTACCAATTATGGGTTAGACTTGTATGGAGAACCCAAGTTGGCTGAACTCTTGCGCTCATTAGGGAAGGTAGATGTTCCCTGGATTCGCATTCATTATGCTTATCCGACCGGTTTAACGCCAAAAGTCATTAAAGCGATTCAACAAACCCCTAACGTCTTACCTTATCTCGATTTACCCTTACAACATTCTCACCCGGAAATTTTACGGGCGATGAATCGGCCTTGGCAAGGAAAGGTAAATGATAGTATTATAGAAAGGATAAAGGATACTATACCTGAAGCTATTCTGAGGACAACCTTCATCGTAGGATTTCCCGGAGAAACCGATGAGCATTTTGCTCACTTAGTCGAATTTGTCAAGCGACACCAATTCGATCATGTAGGTGTATTTACTTTTTCCCCTGAAGAAGAAACACCAGCTTACCGAATGGCAAACCAAATCCCTCAAGAGATTATGGAGCAAAGACGGGATACCATTATGCAAATCCAGCAACCGATATCCCTACAAAAAAATTGCGCTTGCATTGGAGACACAGTTGATGTATTAATTGAACAGGAAAATCCCCACACTGGTCAATTAATTGGTCGATCAGCCCGTTTTGCGCCTGAAGTAGACGGATTGGTTTATGTCGAAGGGGAAGCATCGTTAGGAAGCCTGGTGTCAGTAAAAATAAAAGATGCAGATATTTATGATCTTTATGGAGAAGTCGTTTAG
- a CDS encoding PAP/fibrillin family protein, with product MNEKTKLLEIIAGKNRGLLASEADRVRVLSAIEQLEDHNPTPNPLEAKDLLSGNWRLLYTTSRGILGLDRVPLLQLGQTYQCIRAAEARLYNIAEIVGVPFFEGIVSVAARFEPVSVRRVNVKFERYIIGLQRFIGYQSPEQFIEELEAGKKWVSLDVSLENRESQGWLEITYLDEDLRIGRGNQGSVFVLAKEKFN from the coding sequence ATGAATGAGAAAACCAAATTGCTAGAAATTATCGCCGGCAAAAATCGAGGTTTACTAGCTAGTGAAGCTGACCGAGTTAGAGTGCTTTCGGCCATAGAACAACTCGAGGACCATAATCCTACCCCTAACCCCCTTGAAGCCAAAGATTTGCTCTCAGGAAACTGGCGCTTACTTTATACTACCAGTCGCGGAATTTTGGGCTTAGATCGTGTCCCCCTACTACAATTAGGACAAACCTATCAATGTATTCGAGCGGCTGAAGCTAGACTCTATAATATTGCTGAGATTGTTGGTGTGCCTTTTTTTGAGGGGATAGTGAGTGTGGCGGCTCGCTTTGAACCGGTTTCGGTGCGTCGAGTTAATGTCAAGTTTGAACGTTATATTATTGGTTTACAACGCTTTATCGGTTATCAATCTCCTGAGCAGTTTATTGAGGAGCTTGAAGCCGGTAAAAAATGGGTTTCTTTAGATGTGAGTTTAGAAAATCGAGAATCTCAGGGATGGCTAGAAATTACTTATCTTGATGAGGATTTACGCATTGGACGAGGTAATCAAGGTAGTGTGTTTGTCCTAGCCAAAGAAAAATTCAATTAG
- a CDS encoding vitamin K epoxide reductase family protein, with protein MSRRRSIPWIYRYSRFILGGIALIGILITTYLTFLAFTGGKAACPIDQATGISSCDRVLSSAYAKIFGLPLSLYGLVAYITMAVLALSPNAINPETDKPLRKQVEEVTWLLLFIGSTGMAVFSAYLIYTSLVVIGAECYYCIGSALCSLALFIVTLLGREWEELGQLVFTGIIVATVTLVGVLGVYASVNPDRHLATVEGKIVIPQPTENAKPPKGWDITTTSKEAELALAKQLSASGAKMYGAFWCPHCYDQKQLFGKEAFELINYVECDPQGINPKQELCQKAGVTGFPSWEIKGKLYPGTQKLDKLAELSGYKGSTDFKYTLPQ; from the coding sequence ATGAGTCGCCGACGTTCCATTCCTTGGATTTATCGCTATTCCCGCTTCATCTTGGGGGGAATCGCGCTTATAGGAATTTTAATTACTACTTATTTAACCTTTCTAGCTTTTACTGGGGGAAAAGCCGCTTGTCCCATTGATCAAGCAACGGGAATATCAAGTTGTGATCGGGTGTTAAGTAGTGCCTATGCCAAAATTTTTGGACTTCCCCTCAGTTTATATGGCTTAGTAGCTTATATCACCATGGCCGTTTTAGCCTTATCACCCAATGCTATTAATCCAGAAACCGATAAACCCTTACGTAAACAAGTCGAAGAGGTAACTTGGTTATTGCTATTTATTGGCTCAACAGGAATGGCCGTATTTAGTGCTTATCTAATTTATACCTCTTTGGTGGTGATTGGAGCAGAATGTTATTACTGTATAGGGTCAGCCCTTTGCTCTTTGGCCTTATTTATTGTCACGCTACTAGGCCGTGAGTGGGAAGAACTCGGGCAACTGGTTTTTACAGGAATTATCGTAGCCACAGTGACATTAGTGGGGGTTTTAGGGGTATATGCTAGTGTCAATCCTGATAGACATCTAGCCACTGTGGAAGGAAAAATCGTCATTCCTCAACCCACAGAAAACGCTAAACCGCCTAAAGGATGGGATATTACCACCACTTCAAAAGAGGCAGAACTGGCTCTAGCTAAACAGCTTTCAGCATCCGGTGCGAAAATGTACGGGGCGTTCTGGTGTCCCCATTGCTATGATCAAAAACAGTTATTTGGTAAAGAAGCCTTTGAGTTAATTAATTATGTAGAATGTGATCCCCAAGGAATTAATCCTAAACAGGAGTTATGTCAAAAAGCCGGAGTGACAGGATTTCCTTCTTGGGAAATTAAAGGCAAATTATATCCCGGCACCCAAAAGTTAGATAAATTAGCCGAGTTATCGGGTTATAAAGGCTCAACTGACTTTAAGTACACATTACCTCAATAG
- a CDS encoding DUF3685 domain-containing protein, whose product MSNGRITLFLIDDDPIFRLGLTTALATRDNLEILAEGDTQQVREKLTEQIPDVILLDPYPRGWQLSQQLKGEYPQVKICLLTQSLSVSELLAAKESGLEAYCPKGKTLEQLVTLLHHIASGATYWQDLSTLIDSNSPNLSQRKKWLSRLFSSGIAQIEQSLSLVNNQLEKPQLTNLDWLFWTGRRRELLASRWIVRSLMPQEVIEFCQPPSPKAANNPLNEETSPVLYGSNFSLVSSSNTLTVSNLLDEILTRIQLGLENATNVPLEIDILPPEKRRELLYLVYSQVRNLITEFPLLDIPPEHLQERLSLILLRIWENSTRLFIEIYYPNKQKLVDGLLEEIIDRESRSVEQDILTKIPLKYDLFAYLLYQKNLLIEKVEYRPESPEAQARAGILLENLLVQIANGVIAVILNNFFDHEAIQKLLYKRGMRSSREIARFRNQLSWKYRKEKYWQEPKDIFESQYRLWFFKGGKISKIFIESPRQQELNQLSGIPWIITIVLEVRDAVAPGIRAIIAFIGQAIIYILTQVIGKGIGLIVRGIIQGVGNSLEQARYRKNSQQTK is encoded by the coding sequence GTGAGCAATGGTCGAATAACTCTATTCCTGATTGATGATGACCCAATATTTCGCCTAGGTTTAACAACGGCATTAGCGACCCGAGACAATTTAGAAATTCTAGCCGAAGGCGATACTCAGCAGGTTCGAGAAAAACTCACAGAACAAATTCCTGATGTGATCTTACTTGATCCCTATCCTAGGGGATGGCAATTGTCACAACAATTAAAAGGAGAATATCCCCAAGTTAAAATTTGCTTGCTCACTCAATCCTTATCTGTATCAGAACTTTTAGCGGCAAAAGAATCTGGTCTAGAAGCTTATTGTCCCAAAGGAAAAACTCTTGAGCAGTTAGTGACACTATTACACCATATTGCTTCAGGAGCCACCTATTGGCAAGACCTAAGCACGCTAATAGACTCTAACTCTCCAAATTTAAGCCAGAGAAAAAAATGGTTGAGCCGTTTATTTAGCTCAGGAATAGCTCAAATCGAACAAAGTTTAAGCCTTGTCAATAATCAACTGGAAAAACCACAGCTAACTAACCTAGATTGGTTATTTTGGACAGGGAGACGGCGTGAACTTTTAGCCTCTCGTTGGATAGTTCGCTCCTTAATGCCGCAAGAGGTTATCGAATTTTGTCAGCCTCCATCTCCAAAAGCGGCTAATAATCCTTTAAATGAAGAAACGAGTCCGGTTCTTTATGGGTCTAATTTTTCCCTCGTCAGTTCTTCTAATACCTTAACCGTTTCTAACCTTTTAGATGAAATTCTCACCAGAATTCAATTGGGTCTAGAAAATGCGACCAACGTTCCTTTAGAAATTGATATATTACCCCCCGAAAAACGACGAGAATTACTTTATTTAGTTTATAGCCAAGTTCGTAACCTCATTACTGAGTTTCCTTTACTAGACATTCCCCCTGAGCATTTACAAGAAAGATTATCGTTAATTTTATTAAGAATCTGGGAAAATTCCACTCGTTTATTTATTGAAATTTATTATCCCAATAAGCAAAAATTAGTTGACGGATTGTTAGAAGAAATCATCGACAGAGAAAGTCGTTCAGTTGAGCAAGATATTTTAACAAAAATTCCGTTAAAATATGACTTGTTCGCCTATCTTTTATATCAAAAAAATCTGTTAATTGAAAAAGTAGAATATAGACCCGAATCGCCAGAAGCACAAGCTAGAGCCGGCATCTTACTAGAAAATTTATTGGTGCAAATTGCCAATGGAGTAATAGCCGTAATCTTAAATAACTTTTTTGATCATGAGGCGATTCAAAAACTTTTATACAAAAGAGGAATGAGATCTTCAAGAGAAATCGCTCGATTTAGAAATCAATTATCTTGGAAATATAGAAAGGAAAAATATTGGCAAGAACCCAAAGATATATTTGAAAGTCAATATCGATTATGGTTTTTTAAAGGAGGAAAAATTAGCAAAATATTTATAGAATCACCCCGTCAGCAAGAACTGAATCAACTGAGCGGTATTCCTTGGATAATAACTATTGTCCTAGAAGTGCGAGATGCTGTGGCCCCAGGTATAAGAGCCATTATCGCCTTCATCGGGCAAGCAATCATCTATATTTTAACTCAGGTCATCGGCAAAGGCATCGGCTTGATCGTAAGAGGGATAATACAAGGAGTAGGCAACAGTTTAGAACAAGCTAGATACAGGAAAAATAGTCAACAAACTAAATAA
- the mraY gene encoding phospho-N-acetylmuramoyl-pentapeptide-transferase: MDTKLFSSTSLTKPSGTSLLILLATLLFLLIVFFGWMLTASTDLKFSVLLPLGIGAISSAALGYGVVPLLRWFKTGQFVQEDGPQTHLKKAGTPTMGGIFFIPVGVVAALIGSQFDPQVIAVGVVTLAYMGIGWIDDWQVLRQKSNKGISPRMKLMLQIAVAVLFCLWMFWTGDSNLTNVTLPGNWVIPLGWFFWLLAAFVLVAESNSTNLTDGVDGLAGGTAAIAFLGLAAVVAATSEGLMIFCACMSGGCLGFVVHNRNPAKVFMGDTGSLALGGAIAAVGLLSGNLWAVFIISGIFFIEALSVIAQVSYYKATKGPDGKGKRLLKMAPIHHHLELSGWSETQIVGVFYLINTGLVILAFLSR; encoded by the coding sequence GTGGATACAAAATTATTTTCATCTACAAGCTTAACCAAGCCCTCTGGAACAAGTTTACTCATTTTATTAGCAACACTATTATTTTTATTAATCGTTTTTTTTGGGTGGATGCTGACGGCTTCCACAGACCTAAAATTTTCAGTGCTTTTGCCGCTTGGTATTGGTGCTATTAGCAGTGCCGCATTAGGTTATGGGGTTGTTCCTCTGTTACGTTGGTTTAAAACCGGGCAATTTGTCCAGGAAGATGGCCCGCAAACCCATTTAAAGAAAGCCGGAACCCCGACGATGGGAGGCATCTTTTTTATTCCTGTGGGGGTTGTTGCCGCTTTAATTGGGTCACAATTTGATCCTCAAGTAATCGCCGTCGGAGTGGTCACTTTAGCTTATATGGGAATTGGCTGGATTGACGACTGGCAAGTCCTCAGACAAAAATCGAATAAAGGGATTTCCCCGAGAATGAAGCTGATGCTACAGATTGCTGTAGCCGTTTTATTTTGTCTGTGGATGTTCTGGACTGGAGACTCTAACCTAACTAATGTTACTTTACCCGGAAATTGGGTGATTCCTTTAGGATGGTTTTTTTGGCTGTTAGCCGCCTTTGTTTTAGTGGCTGAAAGTAATTCTACTAATTTAACCGATGGGGTAGATGGATTGGCTGGCGGCACAGCAGCGATTGCCTTTTTGGGGTTAGCGGCGGTTGTCGCTGCGACTTCAGAGGGTTTAATGATCTTTTGCGCCTGTATGAGTGGGGGTTGCTTGGGTTTTGTCGTTCACAACCGCAATCCGGCTAAGGTATTTATGGGAGATACGGGTTCTTTAGCTTTAGGGGGTGCCATAGCGGCTGTTGGGTTACTCAGTGGTAATCTTTGGGCAGTATTTATTATTAGTGGAATTTTCTTTATTGAAGCTTTATCTGTGATTGCTCAAGTCAGTTATTACAAAGCCACTAAAGGTCCTGATGGCAAGGGCAAACGGTTATTAAAAATGGCTCCGATTCACCATCATTTAGAACTTAGTGGCTGGTCAGAAACTCAAATTGTTGGGGTATTTTATTTAATTAATACAGGGTTGGTAATTCTAGCGTTTTTAAGCCGCTAA
- the ftsH gene encoding ATP-dependent zinc metalloprotease FtsH gives MKQKQKESTQKPNIASRYLKSLVASLLIGQTLLTVAPAQAQGKRDNLQQKQQEYSYSQLLKDIEQGKVEKATLDPTLQRAQVILKGQEKEPPKDVEVFSGENPELVAKLKANGVEFDVQSSSDHSAVIGIMTNLLVLFLLFGIVIVILRRSANASGQAMNFGKSRARFQMEAKTGINFEDVAGIDEAKEELQEVVTFLKQPEKFTAIGAKIPKGVLLIGPPGTGKTLLAKAIAGEAAVPFFSISGSEFVEMFVGVGASRVRDLFKKAKENAPCLVFIDEIDAVGRQRGVSYGGGNDEREQTLNQLLTEMDGFEGNNGIIIIAATNRPDVLDVALMRPGRFDRQVIVDYPDMKGRLGILEVHARNKRIDSAVSLEAIARRTPGFTGADLANVLNEAAIFTARRRKEAITSQEINDAIDRVVAGMEGTPLVDSKAKRLIAYHEIGHAIVATLCPGHDTLEKVTLVPRGQARGLTWFTPDEEQGLMSRSQILARISGLLGGRVAEEVIFGDTEITTGAGNDIEKITYLARQMVTRFGMSDLGPVALEDDTDNPYDWFGRRSDQHSLELAAKIDSQIRTIINHCYAVSKEIIEENRAAIDRLVDLLIEKETIEGDEFRKLVSEYTQSDKKLAVSH, from the coding sequence ATGAAACAAAAGCAGAAAGAATCAACTCAAAAACCTAATATAGCTTCTAGGTATCTTAAATCCCTAGTAGCGAGCTTACTAATTGGTCAAACCCTCTTGACGGTAGCACCAGCACAAGCTCAGGGAAAAAGAGATAATCTACAGCAAAAGCAACAGGAGTATTCCTATAGCCAGTTGTTAAAGGACATAGAGCAAGGCAAAGTTGAAAAAGCTACCCTAGACCCCACCCTACAAAGAGCGCAAGTAATTCTAAAAGGGCAAGAAAAAGAACCGCCTAAAGATGTTGAAGTATTTAGTGGCGAAAATCCCGAATTAGTCGCCAAGCTCAAAGCAAATGGCGTAGAATTTGATGTCCAATCCTCATCCGATCACTCCGCCGTGATTGGAATTATGACAAACTTATTAGTTTTATTCCTACTATTTGGAATCGTTATCGTTATTCTGCGGCGCTCTGCCAATGCTTCCGGACAAGCGATGAACTTCGGAAAATCTCGAGCTAGGTTTCAGATGGAAGCTAAAACCGGCATCAATTTTGAGGATGTAGCCGGTATAGATGAAGCCAAAGAAGAATTACAAGAAGTGGTGACCTTCCTCAAGCAACCTGAAAAATTTACCGCCATTGGTGCAAAAATTCCCAAAGGAGTCTTATTAATTGGGCCTCCTGGCACCGGCAAAACCTTACTCGCCAAAGCCATTGCCGGAGAAGCCGCCGTTCCTTTCTTCAGTATCTCGGGTTCGGAATTTGTCGAAATGTTTGTCGGGGTAGGCGCATCCCGAGTGAGAGATTTATTTAAAAAAGCCAAAGAAAATGCCCCCTGCCTCGTCTTTATCGATGAAATTGATGCCGTCGGCCGTCAAAGAGGCGTGAGTTATGGGGGAGGAAATGATGAACGCGAACAAACCCTCAACCAATTATTAACAGAAATGGATGGGTTTGAAGGCAATAACGGCATCATTATTATTGCGGCTACCAACCGTCCTGATGTGTTAGATGTTGCCCTGATGCGTCCAGGACGATTTGACCGTCAAGTGATCGTCGATTATCCTGATATGAAAGGACGATTGGGAATTTTAGAAGTCCATGCCCGTAATAAAAGAATAGACTCAGCAGTGTCTTTAGAAGCCATCGCCCGCCGCACTCCAGGCTTTACCGGCGCGGATTTAGCCAATGTCTTAAATGAAGCGGCTATTTTTACGGCCCGTCGTCGCAAAGAAGCGATTACCTCACAAGAAATCAATGATGCCATTGATCGCGTCGTGGCGGGAATGGAAGGAACTCCCCTAGTAGATAGTAAAGCTAAACGACTCATTGCTTATCATGAAATTGGCCATGCCATCGTAGCAACCCTTTGTCCAGGCCACGATACCCTCGAGAAAGTCACCTTAGTTCCCCGAGGTCAGGCCAGAGGATTAACTTGGTTTACGCCGGATGAAGAACAAGGCTTAATGAGTCGTTCTCAAATCTTGGCACGGATTTCGGGTTTATTGGGGGGTCGAGTCGCCGAAGAGGTGATTTTTGGCGATACAGAAATCACCACCGGAGCCGGTAATGATATCGAAAAGATTACCTATCTGGCCCGCCAAATGGTGACTCGTTTCGGGATGTCCGATTTAGGTCCTGTGGCCTTAGAAGATGATACGGATAACCCCTATGATTGGTTTGGTCGTCGTTCCGACCAGCATTCGCTAGAACTGGCGGCTAAAATTGATAGCCAAATCCGCACGATTATTAATCATTGCTATGCCGTTTCTAAGGAAATTATTGAAGAAAATCGAGCCGCTATAGATCGACTTGTCGATCTTTTAATTGAAAAAGAAACCATCGAAGGAGATGAGTTTCGTAAACTGGTGAGCGAATATACTCAATCAGATAAAAAACTGGCTGTCTCTCATTGA
- a CDS encoding Fur family transcriptional regulator gives MMTQGADNKPIRSLEDAINKCQELGMRVSRQRRFILELLWQAQEHLSAREIYDRLNQQGKNIGHTSVYQNLEALSSQGIIECVERCDGRLYGNISDSHSHINCIDTNQIIDLHITLPEDLLKQIEAQTGVKITDYRINFYGYKHQEPKLD, from the coding sequence ATGATGACACAAGGGGCAGATAATAAGCCAATTCGCTCCCTAGAGGATGCTATCAATAAATGTCAGGAACTAGGAATGCGGGTAAGTCGCCAACGACGATTTATCTTAGAACTGTTGTGGCAAGCACAAGAACATCTATCCGCGCGGGAAATTTACGATCGCTTAAATCAGCAAGGAAAGAACATTGGACACACATCAGTGTATCAAAATTTAGAAGCTCTATCGAGCCAAGGAATTATCGAGTGTGTCGAGCGGTGTGATGGACGACTCTATGGCAACATTAGTGATTCCCATAGTCATATCAATTGTATTGATACCAATCAGATCATTGACCTTCACATCACCCTGCCGGAAGATTTATTAAAGCAAATAGAAGCTCAAACCGGCGTTAAGATCACAGACTATCGGATAAATTTTTATGGTTATAAGCATCAAGAACCCAAACTAGATTAA